A window from Streptomyces subrutilus encodes these proteins:
- a CDS encoding LLM class flavin-dependent oxidoreductase, with protein MTVRLHWFLPTGGDGRTLVDRHAYAHNTAAPGVRQPDIEYLAQISKAAERLGFEAVLTPTGTWCEDAWLTTVALSQHTERLKFLVAFRPGVISPVLAAQMAATYQRITRGRLLLNVVTGGDSAEQRRFGDHLDHDRRYERTAEFLSVVRGVWRGEPYDFHGEHFRVDGGLTALPPDPLPEIFFGGSSAAAGPVAAEHADVYLTWGEPPQQVKEKIDWIRSLAEERGRTVRFGIRLHTISRDSAKEAWGAADRLLGDLSDADIAQAQSLLGVSESVGQQRMLALHGGSREGLEISPNLWAGVGLVRGGAGTALVGSHGDVADRIEEYHALGIDNFVLSGYPHLEEAYWFGEGVTPELAARGLLAP; from the coding sequence ATGACCGTCCGCCTGCACTGGTTCCTGCCCACCGGCGGCGACGGCCGCACCCTGGTCGACCGGCACGCCTACGCCCACAACACGGCCGCGCCGGGAGTCCGCCAGCCCGACATCGAGTACCTCGCCCAGATCTCCAAGGCCGCCGAACGCCTCGGCTTCGAAGCGGTGCTGACGCCCACCGGCACCTGGTGCGAGGACGCCTGGCTGACGACGGTGGCGCTCTCCCAGCACACCGAGCGGCTCAAGTTCCTCGTCGCCTTCCGGCCCGGGGTGATCTCGCCGGTCCTGGCCGCCCAGATGGCCGCGACCTACCAGCGCATCACCCGCGGACGTCTGCTGCTGAACGTGGTGACGGGCGGGGACTCCGCGGAGCAGCGCCGCTTCGGCGACCACCTCGACCACGACCGCCGGTACGAGCGGACCGCCGAGTTCCTGTCGGTCGTGCGCGGTGTCTGGCGCGGGGAGCCGTACGACTTCCACGGGGAGCACTTCCGGGTCGACGGCGGGCTGACGGCGCTGCCGCCCGACCCGCTGCCGGAGATCTTCTTCGGCGGGTCATCGGCGGCGGCCGGGCCGGTGGCCGCGGAGCACGCCGACGTGTACCTGACCTGGGGCGAACCCCCGCAGCAGGTGAAGGAGAAGATCGACTGGATCCGCTCGCTCGCCGAGGAGCGCGGCCGGACGGTCCGGTTCGGCATCAGGCTGCACACCATCTCGCGCGATTCGGCGAAGGAGGCCTGGGGCGCGGCCGACCGCCTGCTGGGCGACCTGTCCGACGCCGACATCGCGCAGGCGCAGTCGCTGCTCGGGGTGAGCGAGTCGGTGGGCCAGCAGCGGATGCTGGCCCTGCACGGCGGCTCGCGGGAGGGGCTGGAGATCTCGCCGAACCTGTGGGCGGGCGTCGGCCTGGTCCGCGGCGGCGCCGGGACGGCCCTGGTCGGCAGCCACGGCGACGTGGCCGACCGGATCGAGGAGTACCACGCGCTCGGGATCGACAACTTCGTCCTGTCGGGCTACCCGCACCTGGAGGAGGCGTACTGGTTCGGGGAGGGCGTGACCCCCGAACTCGCCGCCCGCGGCCTGCTGGCTCCGTAG
- a CDS encoding ABC transporter substrate-binding protein, giving the protein MRRHSLPLTLLATLVPLSLALTACGGDGAAAAGAPAAADGGKGGAKVTLNIGDQKGGNESLLRAAGELDGLDYSVKWSTFTSGPPLLEAVNAKAVDIGGVGNTPPVFAAGAKSKITVVAATHGSAAGEAILVPKGSALQSPSELRGKKIAVAQGSSAHFQLIASLEQAGLKPTDVTVNFLQPADALAAFNSGAVDAWAVWDPYTSQVLRTGARVLTSGEGVVNGLGFQVASPAALRDAGKSKAIGDYLTRLQRAQEWVFKHPEEWAKVWAKETGLPYEVAFDAVKRSNGTRVTVAVDDAAVASEQKIADTFTELKLIPGKVVFKDFVDTRFNGTLPPSTTAPRTYGKDS; this is encoded by the coding sequence ATGAGACGTCATTCCCTGCCCCTGACCCTGCTGGCCACCCTGGTACCGCTGTCCCTGGCCCTGACGGCGTGCGGCGGGGACGGCGCCGCCGCCGCCGGTGCACCGGCCGCCGCGGACGGCGGCAAGGGCGGCGCCAAGGTCACCCTCAACATCGGGGACCAGAAGGGCGGCAACGAGTCGCTGCTGCGCGCCGCCGGTGAACTGGACGGCCTCGACTACTCCGTCAAGTGGTCCACCTTCACCTCCGGCCCGCCGCTCCTGGAAGCCGTCAACGCCAAGGCCGTGGACATCGGCGGCGTCGGCAACACCCCGCCGGTCTTCGCCGCCGGCGCCAAGTCGAAGATCACCGTGGTGGCCGCCACCCACGGCTCCGCCGCGGGCGAGGCCATCCTCGTTCCGAAGGGCTCCGCCCTGCAGTCCCCCTCGGAGCTGCGCGGCAAGAAGATCGCCGTGGCCCAGGGCAGTTCGGCGCACTTCCAGCTCATCGCCTCCCTGGAGCAGGCGGGCCTGAAGCCCACCGACGTCACGGTCAACTTCCTCCAGCCCGCCGACGCACTGGCCGCCTTCAACAGCGGCGCGGTCGACGCCTGGGCGGTCTGGGACCCGTACACCTCCCAGGTGCTGCGCACCGGTGCCCGCGTGCTCACCTCGGGCGAGGGCGTCGTCAACGGCCTCGGCTTCCAGGTCGCCTCGCCCGCGGCCCTGCGGGACGCCGGCAAGAGCAAGGCCATCGGCGACTACCTGACACGGCTCCAGCGCGCCCAGGAATGGGTGTTCAAGCACCCGGAGGAGTGGGCGAAGGTGTGGGCGAAGGAGACCGGCCTGCCGTACGAGGTCGCCTTCGACGCGGTCAAGCGCAGCAACGGCACCCGCGTGACGGTCGCCGTGGACGACGCCGCCGTCGCCTCCGAGCAGAAGATCGCCGACACCTTCACCGAGCTCAAGCTGATCCCCGGCAAGGTCGTCTTCAAGGACTTCGTCGACACCCGCTTCAACGGCACCCTCCCGCCCTCCACCACCGCCCCGCGCACCTACGGGAAAGACTCCTGA
- a CDS encoding ABC transporter ATP-binding protein: protein MATDVHGPVAPGAATAAPASAASAAVRVTGLTRSFDGRAVIDRLDLTLRAGEFTVLLGRSGCGKSTLLRVLAGLDREIEGEVLVPQRRAVAFQAPRLMPWKRVWRNVLLGLPGRPAREHAERALAEVGLEHRTDAWPKTLSGGEAQRASLARALVREPDLLLLDEPFGALDALTRIKAQQLVARLWQRRGCAVLLVTHDVDEAVLLADRVLVMDGGRIAYDTQVPLERPREVGDPGFAALRNRLLAELGVL, encoded by the coding sequence ATGGCGACCGACGTTCACGGGCCAGTAGCCCCCGGGGCGGCCACCGCCGCCCCCGCCTCCGCCGCCTCCGCCGCCGTACGGGTCACCGGGCTGACCCGGTCCTTCGACGGCCGGGCGGTCATCGACCGGCTCGACCTGACGCTGCGGGCCGGCGAGTTCACCGTCCTGCTGGGCCGCAGTGGCTGCGGCAAGTCCACGCTGCTGCGCGTCCTCGCGGGACTGGACCGGGAGATCGAGGGCGAGGTCCTGGTCCCGCAGCGGCGGGCGGTCGCTTTCCAGGCGCCGCGCCTGATGCCGTGGAAGCGGGTCTGGCGCAACGTCCTGCTCGGCCTGCCCGGACGCCCCGCACGCGAACACGCCGAGCGGGCCCTGGCGGAGGTCGGGCTGGAGCACCGGACGGACGCCTGGCCCAAGACGCTCTCCGGCGGCGAGGCCCAGCGCGCGTCCCTCGCCCGCGCCCTGGTGCGGGAGCCGGACCTGCTGCTGCTCGACGAGCCGTTCGGCGCACTGGACGCGCTGACGCGGATCAAGGCCCAGCAGCTGGTGGCCCGGCTGTGGCAGCGGCGCGGCTGCGCGGTGCTGCTGGTCACGCACGACGTGGACGAAGCCGTGCTGCTGGCCGACCGCGTCCTGGTCATGGACGGCGGGCGGATCGCCTACGACACGCAGGTCCCGCTGGAGCGCCCCCGCGAGGTCGGCGACCCCGGCTTCGCCGCGCTGCGCAACCGGCTCCTCGCCGAGCTCGGCGTCCTCTGA
- a CDS encoding ABC transporter permease: MSIDHAPPDISPKVRLEPPVSPALVAVVPTSARRRSAPRWIRRTAGPLLLLGLWQLASTLGWLAADTLAPPSTIAAAGADLIADGTLPGAMAVSLQRVAVGLLIGGTAGTALALLSGLSRLGEDLIDASVQMLRTVPWVGLIPLFIIWMGIGEAPKVALIALGTAFHMYLNVYAGIRGVDEQLIEAGGALGLGRWGLVRHVVLPGALPGFMTGLRYSLATAWLALVFGESINADAGIGFLMNQAREFFRTDVIVVCLVVYAFLGLTADLVVRALERLLLQWRPTFTGQ; the protein is encoded by the coding sequence ATGAGCATCGACCACGCACCGCCCGACATATCCCCCAAAGTGCGACTGGAGCCGCCCGTCTCCCCCGCCCTGGTGGCCGTCGTGCCGACGTCGGCACGGAGGCGCTCCGCCCCCCGGTGGATCCGCCGGACCGCCGGACCGCTGCTGCTGCTGGGCCTGTGGCAGCTGGCCAGCACGCTGGGCTGGCTGGCCGCCGACACCCTGGCTCCGCCGTCGACCATCGCGGCCGCCGGAGCGGACCTGATCGCGGACGGCACGCTCCCCGGGGCGATGGCGGTGTCCCTGCAGCGCGTGGCGGTCGGACTGCTGATCGGCGGGACCGCCGGCACCGCCCTCGCCCTGCTGTCGGGGCTCTCGCGGCTCGGCGAGGACCTGATCGACGCCAGCGTGCAGATGCTGCGCACGGTGCCGTGGGTCGGTCTCATTCCGCTGTTCATCATCTGGATGGGCATCGGCGAGGCGCCCAAGGTCGCCCTCATCGCGCTCGGCACCGCCTTCCACATGTACCTCAACGTGTACGCCGGGATCCGCGGGGTCGACGAGCAGCTCATCGAGGCGGGCGGGGCGTTGGGGCTCGGCCGGTGGGGACTGGTGCGGCACGTGGTGCTGCCGGGGGCGCTGCCCGGCTTCATGACCGGCCTGCGGTACTCGCTCGCCACCGCCTGGCTGGCCCTGGTGTTCGGGGAGTCCATCAACGCCGACGCCGGTATCGGCTTCCTGATGAACCAGGCGCGCGAGTTCTTCCGTACCGACGTGATCGTCGTCTGCCTCGTCGTCTACGCCTTCCTCGGCCTCACCGCCGACCTCGTCGTCCGCGCTCTCGAAAGGCTGCTGCTGCAATGGCGACCGACGTTCACGGGCCAGTAG
- a CDS encoding putative leader peptide — protein sequence MLRSAMLTTRGHIDLLRVASAACRRGC from the coding sequence ATGTTGCGTTCAGCCATGCTCACCACGCGCGGTCACATCGACCTGCTGCGGGTGGCCTCCGCCGCGTGTCGCCGCGGCTGCTGA
- a CDS encoding HAD family hydrolase, whose translation MISVIFDLDGTLVDSEPNYYESGRRTLERHGVPGFTWEQHARFIGIGTLETLEVLRDRHGIAAPVEQLLAEQNAAYLELARAGTEVFPEMRALVERLHAGGVPMAVASGSSREAIDAVLAGTGLDARLSTVVSAEEVPRGKPAPDVFLEAARRLGAEPAACVVFEDAAPGALAARAAGMDCVAIPYVATTADDAAFAGAGLLFAGGQREFSAAAAHGWLTDRRTG comes from the coding sequence ATGATTTCCGTCATATTCGATCTCGACGGCACCCTCGTGGACAGCGAGCCGAACTACTACGAGTCGGGGCGGCGCACCCTGGAGCGGCACGGGGTTCCCGGATTCACCTGGGAGCAGCACGCCCGCTTCATCGGGATCGGCACCCTGGAGACGCTGGAGGTCCTCAGGGACCGCCACGGGATCGCGGCCCCGGTGGAACAGCTGCTGGCCGAGCAGAACGCCGCCTACCTGGAGCTGGCCCGGGCCGGGACCGAGGTCTTCCCCGAGATGCGGGCGCTGGTGGAGCGGCTGCACGCCGGGGGCGTGCCGATGGCCGTGGCCTCGGGCTCGTCCCGGGAGGCCATCGACGCGGTCCTGGCCGGCACCGGCCTGGACGCCCGCCTGTCCACCGTGGTCTCCGCCGAGGAGGTCCCGCGCGGCAAGCCGGCCCCGGACGTCTTCCTGGAGGCCGCGCGCCGCCTCGGCGCCGAGCCCGCCGCCTGCGTGGTCTTCGAGGACGCGGCGCCGGGCGCGCTGGCCGCCCGGGCGGCGGGCATGGACTGCGTGGCGATCCCCTACGTGGCGACGACGGCGGACGACGCGGCGTTCGCCGGTGCCGGGCTGCTCTTCGCGGGCGGACAGCGGGAGTTCAGCGCGGCCGCGGCCCACGGCTGGCTGACGGACCGCCGCACCGGCTGA
- a CDS encoding Lrp/AsnC family transcriptional regulator, protein MAVDELDTRILRLLIEQPRTSVREHARLLGVARGTLQARLDRLERTGVITGTGPVLSPAALGHPVLAFVHIEVTQGHLDDVGDALAAVPEIIEAFSITGAGDLLTRVAARDNAHLEDVIQRLIRLPGVVRTRTEVALRERVAHRLLPLVESVGRSVRTS, encoded by the coding sequence GTGGCCGTGGACGAGCTCGACACCCGAATCCTGCGCCTGCTGATCGAGCAGCCGCGCACCAGTGTGCGCGAGCACGCCCGACTCCTCGGCGTGGCGCGGGGCACCCTCCAGGCCCGGCTGGACCGGCTGGAGCGGACCGGGGTCATCACCGGGACGGGCCCGGTGCTGTCCCCCGCGGCGCTCGGTCACCCGGTGCTGGCCTTCGTGCACATCGAGGTGACCCAGGGGCACCTGGACGACGTGGGGGACGCGCTGGCGGCGGTGCCCGAGATCATCGAGGCGTTCTCGATCACCGGGGCCGGCGACCTGCTGACACGTGTGGCGGCCCGGGACAACGCCCATCTGGAGGACGTGATCCAGCGGCTCATCCGGCTCCCGGGCGTGGTCCGCACCCGCACGGAGGTGGCCCTGCGCGAGCGGGTGGCGCACCGGCTGCTGCCGCTGGTCGAGTCCGTGGGACGGTCCGTCCGCACAAGCTGA
- a CDS encoding DUF1295 domain-containing protein, whose product MLAAFAVGVRTGRHRGVDVAWGLAFAAVALATYGMSGAGGGRALLLTVLTVVWGVRLGGHIAWRGRGHGEDPRYDRMLNRAPGNRNAYALRKVYLLQGALVWLVSLPVQAGAYAPDGLGPLAVAGTVLWLTGLTFEAVGDHQLARFKADPSRRGRIMDRGLWSWTRHPNYFGDFCVWWGIFLVAAGSWEAAAVSVVSPLFMSYLLTAGSGKRLLERHMEGRPGYAEYRARTSGFFPRPPRRGAGASD is encoded by the coding sequence ATGCTCGCGGCCTTCGCGGTCGGGGTGCGTACGGGCAGGCACCGGGGGGTCGACGTCGCCTGGGGCCTGGCCTTCGCCGCGGTCGCACTGGCCACGTACGGGATGTCGGGTGCGGGCGGTGGGCGCGCCCTGCTGCTCACGGTGCTCACGGTGGTGTGGGGGGTGCGGCTGGGCGGGCACATCGCGTGGCGCGGCCGGGGCCACGGCGAGGACCCCCGCTACGACCGGATGCTGAACCGGGCGCCCGGCAACCGGAATGCGTACGCGCTGCGCAAGGTGTACCTGTTGCAGGGGGCGCTGGTGTGGCTGGTGTCGCTGCCCGTGCAGGCGGGGGCGTACGCGCCGGACGGGCTGGGCCCGCTCGCGGTGGCGGGCACGGTGCTGTGGCTGACGGGTCTCACCTTCGAGGCGGTGGGCGACCACCAGCTCGCCCGGTTCAAGGCCGATCCCTCCCGGCGCGGCCGGATCATGGACCGCGGCCTGTGGTCCTGGACCCGGCACCCGAACTACTTCGGGGACTTCTGCGTCTGGTGGGGGATCTTCCTGGTCGCCGCCGGTTCGTGGGAGGCGGCCGCGGTCTCGGTCGTCTCGCCGCTGTTCATGTCGTACCTGCTGACGGCGGGAAGCGGGAAGCGGCTGCTGGAGCGGCACATGGAGGGCCGCCCGGGGTACGCGGAGTACCGGGCGCGCACGAGCGGCTTCTTCCCCCGGCCGCCCCGGCGCGGCGCGGGAGCGTCGGACTGA
- a CDS encoding SAM-dependent methyltransferase produces MTATTLPSVPPCSRTRAAVGRLIIRRALDRLPLQVRMGPDGTLGRGGPAMAVHDPAAFERRITAEGLIGFGESYVAGEWDARDPVAVLTVLAGHVAALVPAPLQKLRGLWAARHPATDRNTPDGSRTNIERHYDLSNELFGEFLDPTMTYSSAVFRSLPASWAELPQAQHRKIDMLLDLAAVGPDTRLLEIGTGWGELAVRAARRGARVVTLTLSREQQDLAERRIKSAGLEDRVEVRLCDYREARGRYDAVVSVEMIEAVGAEYWPVYFAALDRLVAPGGRVALQAITMPHERMLATKDTYTWIQKYIFPGGMLPSVQVVEDMARRHTGLRVARCEGYGAHYAQTLRLWRERFSERADRIAELGFDETFRRMWTFYLAYCEAGFASGYLDVHQILLTADGGGRP; encoded by the coding sequence GTGACCGCGACGACTCTTCCTTCGGTGCCGCCCTGCTCCCGCACCCGTGCGGCGGTGGGCCGGCTGATCATCCGCCGGGCCCTGGACCGGCTGCCGCTGCAGGTCCGGATGGGGCCGGACGGCACGCTCGGCCGGGGCGGCCCGGCCATGGCGGTGCACGATCCGGCCGCCTTCGAGCGGCGGATCACGGCGGAGGGCCTGATCGGCTTCGGCGAGTCCTACGTGGCCGGCGAGTGGGACGCCCGCGACCCGGTGGCGGTGCTGACGGTGCTGGCCGGCCACGTCGCGGCCCTGGTGCCGGCGCCGCTGCAGAAGCTGCGCGGGCTGTGGGCCGCCCGGCACCCGGCGACCGACCGCAACACCCCGGACGGCTCGCGGACCAACATCGAGCGGCACTACGACCTGTCGAACGAGCTGTTCGGCGAGTTCCTCGACCCGACGATGACCTACTCCTCGGCGGTGTTCCGTTCCCTGCCCGCGAGCTGGGCGGAGCTGCCGCAGGCGCAGCACCGCAAGATCGACATGCTGCTGGACCTGGCCGCCGTGGGCCCGGACACCCGGCTGCTGGAGATCGGCACCGGGTGGGGCGAGCTCGCCGTCCGGGCCGCGCGGCGCGGGGCGCGGGTGGTGACGCTGACCCTCTCGCGGGAGCAGCAGGACCTGGCGGAGCGCCGGATCAAGTCGGCCGGTCTGGAGGACCGCGTGGAGGTCCGGCTCTGCGACTACCGCGAGGCGCGGGGCCGGTACGACGCGGTGGTCAGCGTGGAGATGATCGAGGCGGTGGGCGCCGAGTACTGGCCGGTGTATTTCGCCGCGCTGGACCGGCTGGTCGCCCCGGGCGGGCGGGTGGCGCTGCAGGCGATCACCATGCCGCACGAGCGGATGCTGGCCACCAAGGACACGTACACCTGGATCCAGAAGTACATCTTCCCGGGCGGGATGCTGCCGTCGGTCCAGGTGGTCGAGGACATGGCCCGCCGCCACACCGGGCTGCGGGTGGCCCGCTGCGAGGGGTACGGGGCGCACTACGCGCAGACGCTGCGGCTGTGGCGGGAACGCTTCTCCGAGCGGGCCGACCGGATCGCGGAGCTCGGCTTCGACGAGACCTTCCGGCGGATGTGGACCTTCTACCTGGCGTACTGCGAGGCCGGGTTCGCCTCGGGCTACCTGGACGTCCACCAGATACTGCTGACGGCCGACGGGGGTGGCCGCCCGTGA
- a CDS encoding DUF1365 domain-containing protein, producing the protein MTPSLYEADIRHVRSGGPSYGLRHRTYLWLVDLDELPVLPRPLRVLARFDARDHFGGGRDSIRAGLDSFLAARGVSLPPGSTVRMLAHARVFGYVFNPLSVYWCHGPDGALHQVVAEVHNTYGERHCYLLGPEAVEGTGGVPKEFYVSPFLDVDGAYRMRLPAPDGRLSLMVQLAGGADGARLTATVRGVRRPAGVRGVLRAAVRHPWSTAAVAVGIRFHGIRLWLRGVPVRPRPRHVPQEGVK; encoded by the coding sequence GTGACGCCGTCCCTGTACGAGGCCGACATCCGCCACGTCCGCTCCGGCGGTCCGTCGTACGGGCTGCGGCACCGCACCTACCTGTGGCTCGTGGACCTCGACGAACTGCCGGTGCTGCCGCGGCCGCTGCGGGTCCTGGCCCGGTTCGACGCGCGGGACCACTTCGGCGGCGGCCGGGACTCGATCCGGGCCGGCCTGGACTCCTTCCTGGCCGCCCGGGGCGTCTCGCTGCCGCCCGGCTCCACGGTGCGGATGCTGGCCCACGCCCGGGTCTTCGGGTACGTCTTCAACCCGCTCAGCGTGTACTGGTGCCACGGCCCGGACGGCGCCCTGCACCAGGTGGTGGCCGAGGTGCACAACACGTACGGCGAGCGGCACTGCTACCTGCTCGGCCCGGAGGCCGTCGAGGGCACGGGCGGCGTGCCCAAGGAGTTCTACGTCTCCCCGTTCCTGGACGTGGACGGCGCCTACCGGATGCGGCTGCCCGCACCCGACGGCCGGCTCTCGCTGATGGTGCAGTTGGCCGGCGGGGCGGACGGCGCGCGGCTGACCGCGACCGTGCGCGGCGTGCGCCGGCCCGCCGGCGTGCGCGGCGTGCTGCGCGCCGCCGTCCGGCACCCCTGGTCCACCGCCGCCGTGGCGGTGGGCATCCGCTTCCACGGCATCCGGCTGTGGCTGCGCGGCGTCCCGGTGCGCCCGCGCCCCCGACACGTACCCCAGGAGGGTGTGAAGTGA
- a CDS encoding NAD(P)/FAD-dependent oxidoreductase, producing the protein MTERGRSRPRTAVIGGGVSGLTAAYVLSGSHEVTLYEAEDRLGGHAHTHDVKGPDGRIRAVDSGFIVHNDRTYPRLLRLFGELGVATRPTTMSLSVRCEGCGLEYAGARGPRGLFASPRCALRPAYLRMLGQIPVFHRQARRLLAAPATLREITLGEFLDRCGFGPYFTAHFAVPLVASVWSCPADTALRYPARYLFRFLDHHGMLTVGGSPSWRTVTGGSRRYVELLRERLDTVYAATPVRAVARTPDGVRVTTAGGAEASYDSVVVAVHADQALRLLADPTEAERTALGAFRYSRNRTLLHTDDSVLPRASGARACWNYRLSDCRPDGARVRVSYDMNRLQGLDSPEPYVVTLNAGDAGVRPDRVVAEMDYEHPVYTPESVAAQRLLPALSGPVTAFAGAYHGWGFHEDGCRSGVEAAAALGVVW; encoded by the coding sequence ATGACCGAGCGAGGACGATCCCGACCGCGTACGGCCGTGATCGGCGGGGGTGTTTCGGGGCTGACGGCGGCGTACGTGCTGTCCGGGAGCCACGAGGTGACCCTGTACGAGGCCGAGGACCGGCTGGGGGGGCACGCGCACACGCACGACGTGAAGGGCCCGGACGGCAGGATACGGGCGGTGGACTCCGGGTTCATCGTCCACAACGACCGCACCTACCCGCGGTTGCTGCGGCTCTTCGGCGAACTGGGCGTCGCCACCCGGCCGACCACGATGAGCCTGTCGGTGCGGTGCGAGGGGTGCGGGCTGGAGTACGCGGGGGCGCGCGGACCGCGCGGTCTGTTCGCCAGCCCGCGCTGCGCCCTGCGCCCGGCCTACCTGCGGATGCTGGGGCAGATCCCGGTCTTCCACCGGCAGGCCCGGCGGCTGCTGGCGGCGCCGGCGACCCTCCGCGAGATCACCCTCGGCGAGTTCCTGGACCGCTGCGGCTTCGGCCCGTACTTCACCGCGCACTTCGCGGTGCCGCTGGTGGCCTCGGTGTGGTCCTGCCCGGCGGACACCGCGCTGCGCTACCCGGCCCGGTACCTGTTCCGCTTCCTCGACCACCACGGGATGCTGACGGTGGGCGGCTCGCCCAGCTGGCGCACCGTGACGGGCGGTTCGCGGCGCTACGTGGAGCTGCTGCGGGAGCGGCTGGACACCGTGTACGCGGCGACCCCGGTCCGGGCCGTGGCCCGTACCCCCGACGGCGTGCGGGTCACCACCGCCGGCGGGGCGGAGGCCTCGTACGACTCGGTGGTCGTCGCGGTCCACGCCGACCAGGCGCTGCGGCTGCTGGCCGACCCGACGGAGGCCGAGCGCACGGCGCTCGGCGCGTTCCGCTACTCCCGCAACCGGACGCTGCTGCACACCGACGACTCGGTGCTGCCCCGGGCGTCGGGGGCCCGCGCCTGCTGGAACTACCGCTTGTCGGACTGCCGTCCGGACGGCGCGCGGGTCCGCGTCAGCTACGACATGAACCGGCTCCAGGGGCTGGACTCGCCCGAGCCGTACGTGGTCACGCTGAACGCCGGCGACGCCGGGGTGCGCCCGGACCGGGTGGTGGCCGAGATGGACTACGAACACCCCGTCTACACACCGGAGTCGGTGGCCGCCCAGCGGCTGCTGCCGGCTCTGTCGGGCCCGGTCACCGCCTTCGCCGGGGCCTATCACGGCTGGGGCTTCCACGAGGACGGCTGCCGTTCGGGAGTGGAGGCGGCCGCGGCGCTGGGGGTGGTGTGGTGA